From a region of the SAR202 cluster bacterium genome:
- a CDS encoding SDR family oxidoreductase has product MTSNQKVAVVTGAGTGIGKSATLHLLADGYSVALAGRRVETLEEVVAESGVSNSKAIIMPTDVGNPEDVKKLFDVIKSTYGRLDVLFNNAGIGAPRVPFEDLSLEEWQKVVDTNLTGSFLCSQYAIKIMKDQSPMGGRIINNGSIAAYAPRPDGVAYTSTKHAISGLTKQISLDGRKYNIASSQIDIGNAGTPMTARMKDGVPQPNGDTMPEPTFDVNHVGETVLYIANLPLETNIQFMTIMATKMPFIGRG; this is encoded by the coding sequence ATGACATCAAACCAAAAAGTTGCCGTTGTAACAGGAGCAGGCACAGGCATTGGTAAAAGTGCTACACTTCATTTACTTGCAGATGGATACTCAGTAGCTTTAGCTGGCAGAAGAGTAGAAACTTTAGAAGAGGTTGTAGCAGAATCAGGAGTCTCAAACTCTAAAGCAATTATCATGCCCACTGATGTAGGAAATCCAGAGGATGTTAAAAAGCTTTTCGATGTAATAAAGTCAACATACGGACGATTAGATGTCTTATTTAATAATGCAGGTATTGGTGCTCCTCGTGTGCCTTTTGAAGATCTTTCATTAGAAGAATGGCAAAAAGTTGTTGATACAAATTTAACAGGAAGTTTTTTATGTTCTCAATACGCTATTAAAATTATGAAAGACCAGTCTCCTATGGGGGGTAGAATTATTAATAATGGTTCTATTGCAGCATATGCTCCTAGGCCGGATGGTGTTGCCTATACATCGACTAAGCATGCTATATCAGGCTTAACAAAACAAATATCACTGGATGGTAGAAAATATAATATTGCATCGAGCCAGATAGATATTGGTAATGCTGGTACACCTATGACTGCCCGCATGAAAGATGGAGTACCCCAACCGAATGGGGATACAATGCCCGAGCCAACATTTGATGTTAATCATGTTGGAGAAACTGTGCTTTACATAGCAAACCTTCCATTAGAAACGAATATACAGTTTATGACCATTATGGCTACAAAAATGCCATTTATTGGTAGGGGGTAA
- a CDS encoding thiamine pyrophosphate-binding protein: MTSFILIIKELLMSEIMTGKKALLEMLKAEGVEYIFGNPGTSEGPIIDMLGDYPEFKYILALQESVAVGMGESYARATETASFVSLHVDSGLANGIALMLDALNTGTPMVVTSANYDVRKITENKTDLAELVRPVTKWAVELTHPDQIPSAMRRAFNEANSHPKGPVYVGFTANALEGTAEMNIIPSTKIFDETRPSIQGIKESASLLVESEKPIMIVGDRASDDHAVNEAIELAELLGLPVYQSRGAEVAFPTTHPQFMGNLSLRVADHREILKRVDLVLTVGMDTFEELFYWGDPILNQDVKLIHIDPVPGKVGKSEPVSVGIISHCKLALNELIKTVKPLLNDKSNEIISKRKNTISKEFEESQKTYEESLSAKWNQSPMIPARMMYEIANAVPENAVILDDSISNRAALRYYFKPENRGDLRAVRGQSIGGGIGATIGNQCAYPDRTVFGIIGDGSAMMTIQGLWTAANDNIPCVFIICNNGMYRVLKVNFNVYQKDILDLPETAGANLLYSDFNTPFDMAAIANSMGVSGTRITKPEEIKPAIDKAVASGKPALLDIVIDGSL; the protein is encoded by the coding sequence ATGACTTCGTTCATCTTAATTATTAAGGAGTTGTTAATGTCAGAAATTATGACAGGTAAAAAAGCTTTGCTAGAAATGCTTAAAGCTGAGGGTGTTGAATATATTTTTGGAAATCCAGGAACAAGTGAAGGGCCAATTATTGATATGCTTGGTGACTACCCTGAATTTAAATATATTCTTGCTCTTCAAGAAAGTGTTGCTGTAGGTATGGGAGAATCATACGCACGGGCAACTGAAACAGCTTCTTTTGTAAGCCTTCATGTAGATAGTGGTTTGGCTAATGGTATAGCATTAATGTTAGATGCTTTAAATACGGGTACACCTATGGTTGTAACGTCTGCAAACTATGATGTACGCAAAATTACTGAAAATAAAACAGACTTAGCAGAACTTGTTAGACCTGTAACAAAATGGGCTGTTGAATTAACTCACCCTGATCAAATACCTAGTGCTATGAGACGCGCTTTCAATGAAGCAAATAGTCACCCTAAAGGGCCAGTTTACGTTGGATTCACTGCTAATGCTCTAGAAGGTACTGCTGAGATGAACATTATTCCATCAACTAAAATTTTTGATGAAACAAGACCTAGCATCCAAGGAATAAAAGAAAGTGCATCTCTGTTAGTTGAATCTGAAAAACCCATTATGATAGTTGGAGATCGAGCTTCTGATGACCACGCAGTAAATGAAGCTATTGAACTTGCTGAGCTATTAGGGTTACCTGTATATCAATCCAGAGGTGCAGAGGTAGCATTTCCTACTACTCATCCACAATTCATGGGAAATTTATCTTTACGTGTAGCTGACCATAGAGAAATATTAAAACGTGTTGATCTTGTACTAACAGTTGGTATGGATACATTTGAAGAACTATTTTATTGGGGAGACCCCATATTAAATCAAGATGTAAAATTAATCCATATAGACCCAGTTCCTGGTAAAGTAGGAAAATCCGAACCTGTTTCTGTTGGAATAATTTCACATTGCAAACTTGCTCTTAATGAATTAATAAAAACTGTTAAACCTCTATTAAACGACAAAAGTAATGAAATAATTTCAAAAAGAAAAAATACTATTTCAAAAGAATTTGAAGAAAGTCAAAAAACATATGAAGAATCTTTGTCGGCTAAATGGAATCAAAGCCCTATGATACCGGCAAGAATGATGTATGAAATTGCAAATGCAGTACCTGAAAATGCCGTTATTTTAGATGACTCAATTAGTAATCGAGCTGCATTACGATACTACTTTAAGCCTGAGAATCGTGGCGATTTAAGAGCCGTAAGAGGTCAATCTATAGGTGGTGGTATTGGTGCTACTATTGGTAATCAATGCGCATATCCTGACAGAACTGTTTTTGGAATTATTGGTGATGGTAGTGCAATGATGACTATTCAAGGATTATGGACCGCAGCCAACGATAATATTCCTTGTGTATTTATTATTTGTAATAATGGTATGTACCGTGTTTTGAAGGTTAATTTTAACGTATATCAAAAAGATATATTAGATTTGCCAGAAACTGCAGGCGCTAATCTATTGTATTCTGATTTTAATACCCCATTTGATATGGCAGCTATTGCAAATAGTATGGGGGTCTCAGGAACAAGAATCACTAAACCAGAAGAAATAAAACCAGCAATCGATAAAGCTGTAGCATCTGGAAAACCTGCTTTATTAGATATTGTTATTGATGGATCTTTATAA
- a CDS encoding DUF1294 domain-containing protein, producing MLLLIVIILNLISLILLSLDKRYAIYNQRRIPEKYFYLLSLAGGWLLGVLTIYTIKHKNRKRSFLFKYYGASIISLGMYLGFIL from the coding sequence ATGCTTCTATTAATCGTTATTATTCTCAACCTAATTTCGTTGATTTTACTATCATTGGATAAACGATATGCAATCTATAACCAACGTAGAATTCCTGAAAAGTATTTTTACCTTCTTTCCTTAGCAGGAGGATGGTTATTAGGAGTTTTGACAATATATACGATAAAACATAAAAATCGGAAAAGATCTTTTTTATTTAAGTATTATGGTGCGTCAATTATATCGCTAGGAATGTATTTGGGATTTATATTATAA